ATTTCCCGTAGTATAGTGGTCAAATTAGCGTTCTGCTCGTCCATCCGGCTATGCACCCGGGCTAATTCCGCCGCCTGGCGCTCGTTATGCTCCATTAGCCGGTTTATAATCTCGGTCTGCTCTTTATAGCGCTCTTCCATCCGTACAATGGCATCTTGATTTTGGGGTATTACGGCAGGCGCTACGCTGCCGGACGCCTCTTTAACCCTTGCGGCTATTACTTCCGCGCATTTATCCAATGGTAGGCCAGTCCGTTCCCGTAGCGCCTTCAACTCCTGAAAAGCCGTAGCATCT
This window of the Paenibacillus durus genome carries:
- a CDS encoding DUF3967 domain-containing protein produces the protein MLKSKEIAAFLGVEAVTIRKYCAALEAHGYSVQKDENGHRQYDDKDATAFQELKALRERTGLPLDKCAEVIAARVKEASGSVAPAVIPQNQDAIVRMEERYKEQTEIINRLMEHNERQAAELARVHSRMDEQNANLTTILREMQETRRMVAADQSRKWWKFWDRGQADGPDPEAAWKKKQNPEQYLK